A stretch of DNA from Streptomyces sp. NBC_01197:
CACCGGTATCGCGGCGACCGCCCAGTGCAGATCCTTGTGCTCACTGAGCACCGGGACCTGCCAGGGGCCGTTGATCATCATCGCGGTGCGGCCTGCGATGAACTGGTCATTGACGTCCTGCTGGTTCCAGGTGACCGCAGCGCTCGACGCCGATTTCTGGTCCACCAGGTCCTTCCACAACTGCAGCGCGGGCGCGCCCCTGCCGTTGTCGAGATGGGCCTCGTCGCCGCCGCCGGACCAGAAGAACGGCAGGAACTGGTAGACCCCGTCGGCGTCCGGCGTAGCGCTGAAGGCCATCCCGTACGTCTTGCCGTGGGTGAGCTTCCTGGCCGTCGCCTTGAGCTGGTCCCAGGTGGCGGGCGGCTCGGCCCCGGCCTTCTTGAGCAGGTCCACGTTGTAGAACAGGGCGAGCGAGTTGACCGAGCGGGCTATGCCGTAAAGGGTGCCGTCGAAGCTGCCCATGGTGATGGCGCTGCCCGACATCCCGGACACGTCGACACCGGCGTTCTTCAGCGGCACGAGGCCGCCCGTGTCCGCGAACTGCGGCACATCGGAGCCGTCCAGCTCCAGGATGTCGGTCAGCGAGCGGGACGAGGCCATCCGCAGCGCCTTGGAGACCACCTGGTCGGCCGGAACGCTGGTCTGTCTGACCTTGACTCCGAGCGGCTTCGCGCACACATCGAAGAACTTCTGTTCCTGATCGTGTTCGAGGGTGTCCGTGGCCGAGTTCAGCACGGTGATCGTGCCCGGGTCGGGGACGTTCCCGCAGCCGGCGAGGCCGGCCACGGTCAGGAAGGCGG
This window harbors:
- a CDS encoding sugar ABC transporter substrate-binding protein, which codes for MHLLRRRPPASAAIATATAFLTVAGLAGCGNVPDPGTITVLNSATDTLEHDQEQKFFDVCAKPLGVKVRQTSVPADQVVSKALRMASSRSLTDILELDGSDVPQFADTGGLVPLKNAGVDVSGMSGSAITMGSFDGTLYGIARSVNSLALFYNVDLLKKAGAEPPATWDQLKATARKLTHGKTYGMAFSATPDADGVYQFLPFFWSGGGDEAHLDNGRGAPALQLWKDLVDQKSASSAAVTWNQQDVNDQFIAGRTAMMINGPWQVPVLSEHKDLHWAVAAIPVPQSGRPPVPPIGGTVMTVPQTKDKQRQGTSAKIINCLNERKNQVAWGEAVNNVPTRTAAAAAYKAQNPKLGPFADEVATARSRTDRVGAGWPAVSDALAGAFQSVLTGRSTPEAALKQAQSRATAGE